In the Triticum aestivum cultivar Chinese Spring chromosome 2B, IWGSC CS RefSeq v2.1, whole genome shotgun sequence genome, AGCTCTGTTCTCTTCTCCCCAATGTACATCACTTGATCAACAGTTTGAGCTAAATTTCTACCAGAAAGCCTTTTATTGCAGTATAGTGAGCGACAACACGCCTGCGGGTACATCTTCCCTTGTTTGTACATTCATCTACACTCTACAACAGGATGTTCTCAAAGAATAATAATTGTATCTACCAAATCAGACAATGTTATTGATGCTATAGCTTGCGATCTCTGGATGACTCGAATTCTAGAAAGGCTTGCGCCAACATTTCACCGAGCCGGAGTTGAGCTTCTGTGGAGAGGTGCAGCTGATCGTCGCTGAGTGGCAGGCCCATGGCATCGACAAGAATCACATTGGGAAGATTGATACTTTTCTGAGCATCTCTTACGATGTCGGTGTAATTCCCCTCCCCTGATTCAAGACCAACCTGGAATGAAGAAGAGTCATTATACGAGATTCTTATTTCTTACTATGGACTAACAAAGAAAAAGTGCACTAATATGTTAGTAAAATGTTGGTTAGAAGTGAATTGAGGAGTGTAGAATCAAGATCACTTCTGTACAAGCTTTGTGAAACTATGCTAGTATATAACTGGTAGACTTTTCAAGCACATAAATTAGTGTGCATGAACGCACAGACCATTATTATGCCTTGTGGAAATAAATATAAATCTTGTCTTGTACTGTACCATCTAGTTATGTTTCAGTTTCGTGTAGTGAAAATGAGAGCATCGATCTGCGATAGTAGATGCAACCGACTCGACATTCACAAATAACATCAGGCTCACAGATTCTAGACACACAATGGAGTGAAAAATCACTACCTGGTACTTGGTGTAACATGCCCTTGTTTATAATGCTAGATGTTTAGATCAGGGCCATAATATAACTTGTCTAtcatatatagtactccctccgtcccagaaTAAGTGACTCAACGTTGTACTAACTTAGTACAAAGTTGGTACAACGTTGAGTCACTTAGTTTGGGACATAGGGAGTATTATCAGAAACATATTAAACTGGACGGGAGTCATGTTATCTGCTCCGAAAGACCATAGAGATAACCACATGGAGTCGAAGGCAAGAAAAGCGATGGCAATATAAAAGACAGGTTGGCACTAGGTGGTACGCTGTTGCTTTGGGGAAGGCATATCCAAAAATAGTTTGGCAAGATAGATTGCTGCACAATGCTTCAAGTTATGGGCAATGTAGAAGCAtctcatttttcttttcttccgtGAGTGGTAGCACTAATTTGGTGGTGTTTGGCAATATGATATACTGCCATTTTAAATGCAACAAGCTGGCAACTTTAGGTAGGACCACAGGAGATATTGTTTGTGGAAGGTCTGGTAGCTTAAAGGCTGTTGTCTTCCCAATTCTGATGGAGCATTGGCCAGTCTAACTGGGAGGCTCATTACTGAGATGAGGCAGAGTAGGTCACAAGTCACGTGTCTCGCAGCGATCCAAAATTCTAGCACAACTTTGAATCGTTGGATTTGGACACAGCATGACCGATATCAAACTCCACGCGTCAACCTAACTGACTGCAAGGGATCAATAACTCATCATTCCTTTTATCCCTTATCATGGTTTCACTGTCACGATGTTGAGTTCGAGTGGTTGAACCATTCCACCGATGCCCATGTGGAACTCCAGAAGATCATTTAATCATTTGTAATAGAGATATGGTGATGTTATATTTCAGCCCATGTATCTGTGTTTAGTTAACATATGAATCATTCCATTGATGCCCATGTGGAACTCCAGAAGCTTTCTTCTAATCAATTGTAATAGATTCTTGGCGATGTTTCAACTCATGTCTGTCTTTAATAAATATAATAACCCGCTACTAATCCACGAGTTGATTTACTCAAACATGAGAGACATGAGGTACTGCTAACTTAGTTTTATGTCCATATCATAGTGATTGCAGGGTCTTGATTTCCATACGACTAGAAACAATCTACGCAGGACAGTGGTAAAATAATGATGGTCAATGAGATGGATGttgtgtactcccttcgtttctagatataagactttttagagatttcaatacggactacacacggatgtatgtagacatattttagagtggtAAAATAATTCTctagctagtactagtagtaacCTCAAGGGTTACTTCTTCCAGCTGGTGTAAGCTCTGCAAGTGATTTTCCAAGCCAGAGGTGACATGAATGTGCAATGAAACAGTGTAGTAGTAAGAGCATCATCTTACATTGTTTGATAAGATTAACATTTCTCATACCAAGGAGTATTAATTTTGCAGTGGCGTGTTGGTGAAAAAGGAGCAACTTTTTAATGCGTGAGCTGAATTTCAGCTAACGCCAGCACATGGAGAGTGTTGGCGTGCGCTGACCTGGATGACGAGCAGATTGGGCGAGCCGAGATCCTCCCTGAGATCGGCGACGAGGCGCTCCATCCTGCCGCCGTAGGCGCGTGCGTCGTCGACCTCGACGGTGTCGCTCTCGCCCTGGAACCACAGGACGGCGccgagcgccccgccgccgcccgccacggcGGCGCGCGCCCTGGCGACGGCGGCCTCGTACAGCGGCTGGCCCCTAGCCCACATCCAGATCCTGGTGCCGCCGACCGCGCAGGGGACGAGTCCGAGCACCAGCGGGTCGGCGGGGTCggaggcggcggagggcgcggggagggaggagggcgaggagggggaggaggagaggaggaggcggtgcGCGAAGGGCATGGCGGGGCCGAGGCCGCAGGTCTTGTGGGTGTCGATGTCGGCGtggagcggcggggcggcggcgacccagcggcggtcggcggcgaggcggaggaggcgggggTGGGGGAGGTAGGGGGCGGGGAGGGGCGAGGTGGGCGCGCCCCGGCCGGCCATGTTGGACTGGCCGGCCAGGAGGAAGAGCAGCTTGGGGCGGCGCGCGTAGGGCGAGGTCGGGGCgcgggcgggggaggaggaggtggaggaggggaagaggtggcggggcggcggcgcgaggagcagCAGGCAGGAGAagaacgccgccgccgccagcgcgccCAGCAGCGGCCGCCGCGCCGGCGGCTTCATTATTGTTATTTGGGAGGGCAGAGGCAGAGGGGATTGCCGGGCGAGGTGGACGGGTTGGGCGGGTTTTGGTTGGAGCGGAGCGGGCGGTGGTTGGTTGACTCGGACGTTTCCTTTCGGTTCCGCTCCTCTGTCCCTCAGCTCTCAAAACTCTCCTCCGGTGATGGATGAAAAGTTGGAGTTAAGAGCATCTACACCCGGACCTCTCATACCCGTCTCAAACACCCCGGCAGACCGTCCGATAAGTGACCGGCCATAAAAAAATCGACCCATCGGTAACTCTCAAACCGTAGACAAACTTCCAGACTGACCGGCACCCCTTCGTATCTAGTCCAAATATAGGACGGATATGGGACGGCCCAGACACGCTCGAGCGCGTCCACCTGACAGGCCCGACCCACCATGGACCCCACAAAAAACCCCAATCCGGACGGCGAGctcaaaccctagctcactctCTTCCTCTCTCGCTTCGTCCACTCCTCTCCCTATCCGGTTCTGATCCCATCCACCATGATGAGCAGCTCCAACAGTGACTCCGGCTCGAAGCTCGACTACAAGGACTACAAGGAGGAGATGGCCCTCCGCATTGCGctggagcggtccaaggtggagaTTGGCGGCAACTCTGGATATGGAGCGTCGCCGCACCACCCGCGCCGGCACAGCGCGGA is a window encoding:
- the LOC123043221 gene encoding probable carbohydrate esterase At4g34215, encoding MKPPARRPLLGALAAAAFFSCLLLLAPPPRHLFPSSTSSSPARAPTSPYARRPKLLFLLAGQSNMAGRGAPTSPLPAPYLPHPRLLRLAADRRWVAAAPPLHADIDTHKTCGLGPAMPFAHRLLLSSSPSSPSSLPAPSAASDPADPLVLGLVPCAVGGTRIWMWARGQPLYEAAVARARAAVAGGGGALGAVLWFQGESDTVEVDDARAYGGRMERLVADLREDLGSPNLLVIQVGLESGEGNYTDIVRDAQKSINLPNVILVDAMGLPLSDDQLHLSTEAQLRLGEMLAQAFLEFESSRDRKL